The genome window ATCATCAACAAGGCCAGGATCATGGAGGTGTCGGTGGCCCTGGAGGTGGAGGCCGCCGACCTGAACCGGGAGGCCATGGGAATCAAGGAGGAGCCGATGACGGCGGTGTTCAACGATAATTTCAAGCTGAGCGGGAAGGCCTACATCGATCTGCCGCCGGAGAAATCCCGGACCATAGATTTTTTAAACCAGAGCGAGAGATTCTTTTTGCTGGTCACCGATCATACTGCCCATATAGTCAACCGCAGACACATCAGTTATGTAATACCAGGGAGATAAGAATGGCAAAGATAGACGTATTTTTCAAGGCAATGAACGATCACCGGGCCACCGAATTTTACCTGGCCAGCGAATCGGAGCCGCAGTTCAAAACAGCATCCGGCATCCAGGCCGTCTCCAAGCAGAAGTTTTCAAACCAGGAGGTGATGGGACTGCTGTCGGAGATCATGTCCCCGGCCGAGCGGGAGAAGCTGATGGACCAGCCGAAGGTGGAATTCACATACAAAGGGCCGGTGGGAGAATATCACGGAACGGTCAGTATGGAGGGCCACAGCATAAAGGCCGTGTTCCTGCCGGCCGGTGCCGCCGCCCCGCACCAAGAAGCCCCGGCTGCTGCGCCGGCCGCCAGCGCCCCGGCGCCAACCCCCGCGACCTCGGTCTCCGGCTCGTATAAGCCTGCCGAGATCGACAAGCTGCTGCACCTGCTGGTGGAACGCAAGGGTTCGGACCTGCATCTTTCGGCCGCCGAGAGGCCCTGCGTACGGATAGACGGCGATATCAAGAAGCTGGAGGAATATCCGGTGATGTCTCCGGACGACACCAGGCGGATATTGCTGGAGATCGCCGGGCCCCGCTACCGCCAGCAGTACGAGGAGCATCACGACACCGATTTTGCCTACGAGATACCCGGACTGGCCAGGTTCCGGGTGAACTATTTCTCCGACCGCAAAGGGATGGGCGGGGTGTTGAGGGTGATCCCCTCCAAGACCGTCACGGTGGAGGACCTGAAACTCTCTCTGGCCATCCAGAATCTGTGCTACCTCTCCAAGGGGCTGGTGCTGGTGACCGGACCCACCGGGTCGGGAAAATCCACCACCCTGTGCGCCCTGGTGGACCTGATCAACCGCACCCGGAGCGACCATATAATCACCCTGGAGGACCCTATCGAGTTCGTCCATGAGAACAAGAAGTGTCTGGTCAACCAGCGGGAGATCGGCAGCCACACCGATTCCTTCAAGAACGCCCTGAGGGCGGCCCTGCGGGAGGACCCGGACATCGTTTTAGTGGGCGAGATGCGCGACCTGGAGACCATCTCCATCGCCATCGAGACCGCCGAGACCGGGCATCTGGTGTTCGGAACCCTGCATACCTCCACCGCCGCCAGCACGGTGGACCGGGTGATCGAACAATTCCCGCCCGACCGCCAGGAGCAGATCCGGGTGATGATGTCCGAATCGTTGAAGGGCATCGTGGCCCAGACCCTGTGCAAGAAGATAGGCGGGGGACGGGTGGCCGCCATGGAGGTGCTGTTCGGCATTCCGGCGGTCTCCAACCTGATCCGGGAGGGGAAGACCTACCAGCTGCCGTCCATCATCCAGACCAACCGTAAGATGGGGATGGTGATGCTGAACGACGCCCTGATGGAGATAGTCAAAAAGAAAATAGTGGAGCCCAAGGATGCCTACATAAAATCCATGGACAAGATCGATTTGCTTAACCAGCTGAAGCGCGACGGGTTTGACACCTCGTTTGTGGATGAGGTGAGATAGATCTCGTCCTCTGCGACCGTACCCCGCTTCGAAGATTTAGCTTCGGGTCCGTTCTCGGTGCATGCTTTGCCCCCTCTCCTGGGAAACCAGGCGAGGGGTTTTTTTATTGCTAAAATCATCTATTTGATGTATCATTAATTGTGCTATACTCATCAGGAAGATATGAAAAATCTGGATATAAAATACATCCAAAAAAACTTGAGGACCCTGGAATTCGGCCGGAAGCTTTTCTATTTCGACCGGTTGGATTCCACCAGCAGCCACCTGGCGGAGCTGTCAAAGGGTTTAGCCGGGCAGGGCACCGTGGTGATTGCCGAACAGCAGACCGCCGGGCGGGGCCGGCAGGGCAACAGCTGGTACTCGCCGCCGGGCCCGGGGTTGTATTTCTCCCTGCTGCTGAAGCCCAAACTGCCATCCATCAAGCTTTCCGGCCTGACCCTGGCGCTGGGATGTTCGGCGGCGGAAGCTATAGAAAAGGTGGTTAAGAATCCGATTGCGGTTAAATGGCCCAACGACCTGTATTGCAACAGCCGCAAGGTGGGGGGGATACTGACCGAGATGCAATCCCACGGCGGACTGATAGATAACGCCGTCGTCGGGATCGGCCTGAACGTCAATAACCAGTCGGTCCCGCCGGAACTGAGCGATATTGCCTCCTCGCTGCTGCTGGAGACCGGAAAGACCTGCTCCCGCGAGGACCTGCTGATAGGCCTTTTAACCCGGCTGGAGGACGATTACCGGGCCTTTGCGAAACAGGGCTTGCCTGCTTTTGCCGACAGGCTGTCCGGAAGGTTCTTCCTCAAGGGCAAACGGGCCTCGGTCCAGGATGGCCTGAACCTCCAGCTGAAGGGAGTGGTGATCGGCTTCGACAGCGACGGCGGCCTGCTGCTGGCCGATGACCGGGGCCGGACAGTAAAATGCAGTTCCGGTACCGTTATGGAGATGGAGCCATGAACCTGTGTCTGGATATAGGCAACAGCAAGATCCGGGCGGCGGTCTTCAGAACCGGCCGGCCGGCGGCCGATGAGATATTGCATTACGGGCAGGACATCAGCCCATCAAAGCTGCGAGCCTTTATCCGTAAACTTGCCGGCCAGCATACCATAGACCGGGCCGGCCTGATCTCGGTATCCCCGTCCCTTACGGCCAGGGTTCGAAAAGCCTTCACCGAACTGCCGGATATTCGGCTTAAGGTGATCACCTGCTGGGACCTGAAAGCAATGAATATCCGCTACCGCAATCCCGGGAAGCTGGGGATCGACCGGCTGATCAACGCCTATGCGGCATACCAGCTTTACGGAGGGCCGGCCCTGGTGGTGGACATCGGGACCGCCATCACCTGGGATGCGGTCACAGCCCAGGGGGGATTTTTAGGCGGGGCCATAGCCCCCGGGCCGGGCATCATGGCCGGGGCCTTGACCCAGCATACTGCGGCCCTGCCGTTGGTCAAGTTAAAAAAGAGACCGCGGCCGGTGGGGCGGGATACGGAGGAATGCATTCAATCAGGCCTTTACTGGGGGACCGTGGGGATGATCAAAGAACTGATCGGCCGGATATCCCGGGACACCAAACTCGATCACCGGGTGATTTTCACCGGCGGGCTGGGTTCCTTGTTTGCTCCGGAGTTCAGGGGATGCCGGGCTGATGAACTGCTGACCCTGAAGGGGATCGACCGGCTTCTGACGGAAATTGAAAACCAAAAACAAAAAACACGGCCGCTTTAGAATACCATCAAATACGGCCGATATAAAATCATAAGAAATGGAAGAAAATATGGCAACTGATATCATTATCAACACTACTACCCACGAAACCAGGATCGCCCTTTTGGAAGAGGGGCGGCTGGTAGAGTTGTGGCTGGAGCGCAGCGCCGAACAGCGAATGGTGGGGGACATCTACAAGGGCCGGGTGGAGAAGGTCCTGCCGGGCCTGCAGGCGGCCTTCGTGGACATCGGCTTCGGCAAGAGCGGGTTCCTGGCCTTTTCCGACACCGCCTTCGACCCCGGCGATCTGGAGCCGGATGACCGGTCCCAGGCCAAACCCGCCCGGCGGATCGAGGACGCCCTGAAAAGCGGCCAGGAGGTGATGGTCCAGGTGTCCAAGGAGCCCATCGGCAGCAAGGGCCCCCGGCTTACCTCCCATGTCTCCTTTGCCGGGCGTTTCTGTGTTCTGGTCCCCAACGAGGAAAGGGTGGGCGTCTCCCGCCGGGTGGAGGACCGGGCCGAGCGCCGCCGGCTCAAGGAGGAATTCTTAAAACACCTGCCCCAGGGCTACGGCCTGGTGATCCGCACCGCCGCCGAGGGCGAGGATGAGAAGGGCTTCGGTCGGGACCTGAAGATCCTGCTGAAGACCTGGCAGCAGGTCAAGCGGGATTACCGCAAGGCCAAGATATCATCCCGGGTTTATTCCGAGCCGCCCATGGTGATCAGCTTCCTGAGGGAGCTGGCGGCCATGGAGATCGGCAGCCTGGTGGTGGACGACAAGCGGACCCACGACCAGATGGCCGAATACGTCAAAAACCTGGACCCGGCCCTGAGGAAGCGTCTGCTGCTGTACCGGGAGGATATTCCGCTGTTCGAGGCCTATGATATCGAGGCCCAGATCGAAAAAGCCCTGCAGCAGAAAGTATGGTTGAAAAGCGGCGGACGGATCGTGATCGAGCAGACCGAGGCCCTGGTGACCGTGGACGTCAATTCCGGGCGGTACACCGGCAAGCGGGACGCCGAGGGCACCATCACCCGGGTCAACATCGAAGCGGCCCGGGAGATAGCCCGCCAGCTGAGGCTGCGGGACATCGGGGGCATCATCGTGATAGATTTCATCGACATGGACCGGGAGGCCAACCGCCGCAAGGTGCTGGCCGAGCTGAAGGAGGCCCTCAAGGATGACCGCTCCAAGCCCAAGGTCTACGAGATCTCTCCGCTGGGCTTGGTGGAGATGAGCCGCAAACGGGTCCGGCCCAGCCTGTGGCAGGCCTTCTCCCACAGCTGCCCCACCTGCCAGGGCACCGGGCGGGTGCTGTCGCCCGAGACCATGGCCGCCAGGCTGGAGCGCTGGTTCCTGCAGGCCGACCGGAACATCAGGAACCGCCGGCTGGAGGTGTCGGCCCATCCCCTGTTCATAGATTATCTGGAGCGGCAGGGGCGGAAGCTGGCCGACGATGTTAAAAAGCGGTATAAGGTCGACCTCCGGCTGAAGCGGGACACCCTGGACAATGTCTCCCAATTCAAGATAACCGATTTGGCCGGCGGCCGGGACATCACCCGGGAATTTTCTGTTGACAGATGGGTGGATTTAGATTAAAATAACAGCTTGCCGATCGGAAGCGGAACTATAATCGGTATATTGCCTTAGTCGGCAAAACAGCCGGGATGGTGGAACTGGTAGACACGTACGTTTGAGGTGCGTATGGCGCAAGCTGTGGGGGTTCGACTCCCCCTCCCGGCACCAGATAATCAATCTTCTCATTATCCTTCTATAAACCCACCGTTCAAAAATAAACAAACAGGTGCGATATGGCTTTTGTCAGGGAGATTTTAGATCAGCATTGCCTGAACCAGTTCCTCAAACTGGCTCTGAAATCATTCAACGAAGGCGATTATCATCAGACCATCGAATCGCTGGAGATGATCCAGCAGCACGACCAGGCGGTGGGCCATAAATGCAGCGATGTGGTCACCTTCTATCTCATCGAGGCCAGGGTGGCCATGGCCAAGCTCTACTGGAAGCAGGGCAATGCCATTGCAGCCATCGAGGAATATCAGGAGGCCATAAAGCTGGCCCCCAAATACGCCGATCTTCACCTGTCCCTGGGTCGCATCTATGCCGGGCGGCATGAATACCCGCTGGCCGAAAATTCCTATAAAAAAGCCCTGGAGATCAATCCCAATTATATCGAGGCCTTTCTTTCCCAAGCTTACCTGGCCGCAGAGCAGGGCCGGCACGAAAAAGCCGTGGAACTTTTCATCGGGTTATCGGCCAAGACCCACTTTTACAAGCAGGAGCTGTTCGACAAAGCACTGGCCGAGGCCAACCAGGGAAACCTGGCCAAGGCGGTCAAGGATTTCAACCTGGCCTTCAAAACATCGCCCGACCGGGCCGAGACCCTGTGCGCACTGGGCCAGGATGCATTGCGGGACAACAGCTGCCAGGAGGCGGTCAAGTATTTCCTGCAGGCCAAAAAATTAAAACCGGGCTATGCCGATATCTACAACCTGCTGGGGGTGTGTTACACCCACACCGGGGATTGGGGCAAAGCCGCCAGGTTGCTAAAACAGGCGGTAAAGCTGGCCCCGCATTTCACCCGGGCCTGGCTGAACCTGTGCATAGTCAGCGAGAAGTTGGAAAGGAATGCCCAGGCATTGACTGCCTGCAAAAAGGCCGCCAAGCTGGAGCCGAAGAACATTCTGGCGGCCGAAACCCTGGAAAGACTCTATCAAAAAACCACCGCCAAAAAACCAGGAAGAATTAAAAAATGACCCAACTGAAGGATTATTATTCTATATTGGGGGTGGATCGGCTGGTCAGCGAGACCGAGATAAAACAAGCCTACCGGAAGCTGGCCATGCAATACCATCCCGACAAGAATCCCACAGAATCCAAGGAGGGGCTGGCCAATTCCGCCTTTCAGGACATCAACGAGGCCTACCATACATTGATAGATAAGCTCCGGCGGGCCCAGTACAATAAAATGCTGGCCGAAAAAGCCGCCGGGGTCCAGGCCCACTCGGTCCAGGACAACCAGGCGGATATGGCCTACCGCCACGGGGTGGAGGCCTACAAGGCCAACGAATTCAAACGGGCGGTGGAGTACTTCCGGGCGGCCGCCAAGCTCAACCCCAAGAAGGCCATCTATTACGACCGGCTGGGGATAGCCGTGATCAAGGCCGGCGGACCGCTGGAGGAAGCCAAGATGTACTGCGACAAGGCAATTCAGATGGAGATATACAACGCCGAGCATTACCTGAGCCTGGGCATAATCTACCAGCTGGCCGGAATGGCCGAGAAAGCCAAGGAGCAGTACAAGGAGGCCCTCAAGTGGGACCCCAATAACAGCCAGGCCAGACAGCGGTACGCCATTGTGGAGAAGGAGACCAAAAAGGGGATCTTCGGCAACTTGTTCAAAAAATAGCCCCGTCTCTTGTCCGGTTCAGTTAAAAAAACTTAGGGAGGGAGAGCAGACCATGACCCAGGGATACGAACAAAGAGTGAAGGAACTGGTGGATAACATCCCGGGAGCCCTATGCGCCAGCCTTACCGGGACCGACGGCATCGGGATAACATTCTATCAATCCGGGCTGGACCTGGATCCCACCCTGGCCGACGCCGAGTTCGCCACCATGCTGTCCGCCTCCCGGCGGGCGGCCGAGAACCTTTCACTGGGGAGCATCTCCGAGCAGACCACCGCCACCGAAAAACTGACCGTCCTGATCAAGATGGTGGGGACGGATTTCTACCTGAGCGTGGTCATGCAGCAGGGCGCCGGAAACCTTGGAATGGCCCGGCTGCTGCTGAGAAGGGCCTCCGAAGAACTCAAAAACATTTTATATTGAACGGGAGCAGATTGTGTCATCGGAAAAGCATAACGACCAACAGGATCAGGCACAACAGATAATCAGCAGCCTGGCACAGAGGGAGCAGGAGCTTCAGAAGAAGACCGAAGAAGCCAAAGCCGAGGCCGATCGAATAATCGAAAAAGCCAAAGCCGAGGCTTCCGCTATTTTAAGCAACGCCGGCTCCCGCATGGATGAAAATAATCTGAGCGGCAAAAAAGAGACGGCCCAAAAAGCGCTGCAGCTCATAGAACAGAAAAAGAAACAGGCCGTCGCCCAGGCCGGCCGGCTGGAGCAGCAGGCTGCGGCCAAACAGGGCCAGGCCGTGGAGCTGATCATCAAACAGGTTTTTCCGGAGAACGGATAGATGATCGTCGCCATGAGCCGGGTGCTGATAGTGGGCCCGAAGATAATAAGCTCAGAAGTGATAAGGTCGTTGCACAAAATGGGCCGGCTGCATATTGCCCAGGTCAAGCCCCAGGGCCTGATCCGCCATGCCGAGCTTGATGCCGAGGAGGCCCATTTGAAGCATACCATGGAACGGCTGCAGCAGGAACTGGACGGCCTGCTGACATTGATGGGATTCCACGGGCGCCCCATCAAAACCGCCCTGCCGTCCGATTGGGAAAAGCTGCTGGCCGACCTGATTGTGCAGCGGGCCGAGATCAACCAACTGGTAAAACAGAAGCTGGATCTGAGCGACGAGCTGGCGCTGGTCGAAAATTACCGGGCGGCCTTTGAGGCCCTGTCCCCGCTGATGTCAAAACTGGAATCCAGCCGGAGGATAAAGGCCTTTGGTTTTATGACGAAACTTCAGGAGTCGGCGGCGGTGGATGCCCTGCAAAAGGAACTGCGAAAACTGACGGAAGGGCGGGTCGAATTCTACCGCCACCAGGTCGATGAGAAAAAATTAGCCGTCCTGGCGGTGTTCCATAAAGATGACGAAGAAAAAATCAAAGGTTTCTTTACCAAGGCCGGGGTCAATGAACTGAAACTGCCTTCGGCGGTGGCCTCGCTTAATATGGCGGAGGCGGTCAGCCAGCTTAAGGAAAAAAGCCGCCAACTGCCGGAGATGATCTCCGAAATAAGCAAAAGAATTTCGGATATCTCGCGTCAGCAGGGGCCGGTGTTCGAGGCCTACCGCCTGATGGTGGGGGACGAACTGGCCCGGTTTCATGCCAAAGAGGAACTTCCGGAGGGGCGATTCACCTTCTACCTTCAGGGGTACCTGCCGGCCGATGATCTGCCGGTTTTGAAAGAAATGCTGTTTAAAAAATTCGGCGACAAAGTTTCGGTCCAGGCCCTGGAGATAGACCACCACGACTCTCCCAACGTTCCGGTGATCCTTCAGAACCATAAAATGATCAGACCCTTCGAATTGGCACTTTCCATTTTCAATCCACCCCAATACGGCACGGTGGATCCCACCCCGTTCATTGCCTTTTTCTTCCCATTGTTCTTCGGCTTCATCGTGGGCGACATTGGCTACGGAGCGGTGATGCTGACGGCGGCGGTTATTTTGCATCTGAAACTCAGAGACAACCAGTTGGTCAGGACCCTGACCACCATTTTTGCCTTCTGCGCGGTCTGGACCATAATCTTCGGCGCGGTCTACGGCGAGCTGTTCGGCGATCTGGGTGAGCATATGCACTGGATCAAGCCGATGTCGGAAAAACTCAACCGGATGAGCAGCGAATCCATCATGACGCTTTTCAAAATAGCGGTGTTCATCGGGGCGGTCCAGGTGTACGTCGGCTTCGGCATCATGCTTTACACCGGCATCAAACAGCGAAACCTGCATCATATCTTGGAGCCGGTGGCCTTCGCCCTGGGGGTTTTGGGTGTATTCGGCATATTCTTCACCATGATGGTCAGGATCCTGCCGGTCTCTCTGATGTGGCCTTCCATAGTCCTGACCGGGGCCAGCGCGGTGACCCTGGGGATCCTAGCCGGAGTGGCCGGTCCCATCGAGATATTCGGGGCGGTGGGCAACATCCTGTCCTATGCCCGTCTTTTTGCCATCGGGCTTTCGGCGGCCTACCTGGCCTACGCCGCCAACCTGATCGGCCGGACCATCGGCGGTCTGCCCGGGCTTCTGGTGGCGGCCCTAGTGGTGCATCCGCTGTTCTTCGCCCTGGGCCTGATCAGCCCCATCATGCAGCCCTTCCGTCTCCAGGTGGTGGAATTCTTAACCAAGTTCAAATACCACGATTATTCCGGTAAAAAATACAAACCATTAAAAACATTAGGAGGTGACTAAATGAAGAAACTTCTGGCTATCGCCCTGCTGACCCTGGTTTTGATGCCCCTGGCCACTTTGGCCCTGGCCCAGGACCACGGAACGCCCGCCCCCGCCGAGACTGCCTCGCAGCCCGTCCAGTCCTCCCAGGACATCGTGATCTGGAAGGCCCTGGGGGCCGCACTGGCCATAGGCTTTGCCGCCTTCGCCACGGCCTGGGCCCAGAGCAAGATCGGCGCGGCCGCGGCCGGCGCCATGGCCGAGAAGCCCGAGGTGGGCGGCCTGATGATCGTGCTGGAGGCACTGCCCGAGACCATCATCATTCTGGGATTCGTCATCGCCATCATGATAGTCGGCATGAAGTAAAAAGGATTTTAAGGCGGGCGTCATCCGATTTCTTTTGGGGGCGCCCGCCGCCGCAAAAATTCCCCCGGTTGGTTTTGTTCTCAATGAACTTAAGTTTTAATATATATTCAAAAAAATGAACTCTGAACTGATCAAAGTCATCGAACTGGAGGCCGAAGCCGAGCGCCAGAGGATCCTGGAGGCTTCGCAAAAAAATGCCGGCGAGATAGTCCAACAGGCCCGGGCCCAGGCGGCGGAACTGGAACGGAAGTCTTTGGCCGACAGCCAGGCCCTGGAAAAGACCGAGATGGCCAAGGCCGACAGCACGGCCAATCTTCAGGCCATGGCCATCCTGCTGGAGGTTAAAAGCCGGATCATTGACGGGGTGTTCCAATCGGCCTACCAGAAGATCAAAAAAACCCCGCCGGAGAGATACCGCCAGGCCTTAAAGAGTATGCTGCGGGAGGCGGCGGAGGATCTGCCCGGCGAAACGGTGGTGTTGACCAGCCCGGGCGATCTGAAGGTGGTGCAGGAGCTGGTGAAGGCCGCCAAGCTGAAGGCCGAGGTGAGGCCGGACCCCCAGGTTCAGGAGGGGATCATCATGAGCGATAAAAGCGGCAGCCATTCGGTTCTCAACCGGTTCTCCGACCGGCTGGAAAGGGCCCGACCCTCCCTGGTGGCCCGTATCTCTGAAACATTGTGGGGATAGCAGATGCCCAGCGATTACGGATATATCAACGCCAGGCTTAAAGGGCAGCACAGCAGACTATTGAAACCGGGGGCCTACGAGGAGCTGCTGGGCCTGCCCGATTTCAACGCTTTTGCCAAGTGGCTGGCCACCAGCCCCTATTCCAAGGAGTGGCAGGAGGCCCAAACCCGGTTTGCCGGGCTGGCGGCGGCCGAGGAGGCCCTGGCTGCCAACTTCAATTCCTCGACCCGGCTGATGCGGAAGATCTCCGATGGAGGCCCCAATAAACTGATAGGCATCATCCTCCGGAGATGGGACCTGGAAAATGTCAAGGCTGTTGTCCGGGGCATTCATAACCACTGGGATAGCGATGAAATTTTTCGGGCGGTGCTGCCGGCCGGGAACCTGGATAAGGTGAAATTGAAAGAGCTCTGCCGGAAGGCCGATCTTCGGGAGCTGGCCGACACCCTGGCCACCTGGGGCGAGGAGCTGGCCGGGCCCCTCACCAGGGCCCTGCCGGAATACCAGAAAGAGCATCAACTGACCGGGCTGGAGCTGGCCCTGGACCAGTTCTTCTTCAGCCAGGCTTTGAAGGGTCTGGCCGGCCTGGATTACAACAAAAGTCTGGTCCGTGAACTTCTGCGCCGGGAGATCGATCTGTTGAATGCCAAGGCGCTGCGGCGGCTGATGGCCCGGGAGGGGATCGATCTGCCGGAGGCGGTCAGGAATTATCTGCCGGGCGGCAAGCTGCTGACACTGGAAAAATACGCCGCCCTGCTGGATCCCAAGGAATCCCAAAGGGCCCTGCGCTCCATCCGGGGAACTTCCCTGCACCGGCTGTTGACGGCCGACGATAGCCAGGGAGGCCGGGAGGAGAAGCTGGACAGGGAGGAATGGCGCCAAAAGGCCC of Candidatus Edwardsbacteria bacterium RifOxyA12_full_54_48 contains these proteins:
- a CDS encoding biotin--[acetyl-CoA-carboxylase] ligase, whose translation is MKNLDIKYIQKNLRTLEFGRKLFYFDRLDSTSSHLAELSKGLAGQGTVVIAEQQTAGRGRQGNSWYSPPGPGLYFSLLLKPKLPSIKLSGLTLALGCSAAEAIEKVVKNPIAVKWPNDLYCNSRKVGGILTEMQSHGGLIDNAVVGIGLNVNNQSVPPELSDIASSLLLETGKTCSREDLLIGLLTRLEDDYRAFAKQGLPAFADRLSGRFFLKGKRASVQDGLNLQLKGVVIGFDSDGGLLLADDRGRTVKCSSGTVMEMEP
- a CDS encoding ATPase encodes the protein MVIWKALGAALAIGFAAFATAWAQSKIGAAAAGAMAEKPEVGGLMIVLEALPETIIILGFVIAIMIVGMK